One part of the Gemmatimonadaceae bacterium genome encodes these proteins:
- a CDS encoding GAF domain-containing sensor histidine kinase produces MELVRHDLAFDDLQLACILSASNCSPRPTGTTEIPPQTSEIAIQSGDSNHQRLVDATVGDPRRLNALRRTQLLDSAEEEPFDRIARLASKLLEAPIATVTLVDRDRQFYKSALGLPEPVKSARQTPLELSFCRHTVALGTALVIADTRADERVNMMPSVTEHGILAYAGVPLILDESAIGTLCVMDVRPRDWTDDQVGVLRDLGAMVMTEIELRTTITDLGLAVSAADIARGEAERANRAKTDFVAMLSHDLRTPLNAIGGYRQLIELGIHGPVTEGQLQALSRIKRAQDHLSYLIDEVMDFARLESGSVSLDLSEVSVESVLKGLEELIRPQLDEKQLIYVFAGGGRSTRMLADSEKVVRILTNLLTNAMKFTEPGGTITLGWVPGDEFVSITVTDSGIGIPSDRIESVFEPFVQVPGQKKTNPQGVGLGLAIGRKLARLMGGELTASPAPVRGTTFLMTIPIAPSSPRVPAFSR; encoded by the coding sequence CTGGAACTAGTCCGGCATGACCTCGCGTTTGACGACCTTCAATTAGCTTGCATTCTGTCTGCCTCCAACTGTTCCCCACGTCCAACAGGAACGACCGAGATTCCGCCTCAAACTTCTGAGATTGCCATTCAGTCAGGTGATTCCAACCATCAGAGGCTGGTAGATGCGACGGTAGGCGATCCACGCCGCCTGAACGCGTTACGGCGGACGCAACTTCTCGACAGCGCAGAGGAAGAGCCGTTCGATCGCATTGCAAGGCTTGCGTCGAAGTTGCTGGAGGCGCCAATCGCCACGGTGACGCTGGTCGATCGCGATCGGCAGTTTTACAAGTCCGCACTCGGCCTCCCAGAGCCAGTGAAGTCGGCCCGCCAAACCCCACTCGAGCTCTCGTTCTGCAGACACACCGTTGCACTCGGCACAGCGCTGGTGATCGCAGACACGCGGGCCGACGAGCGCGTCAACATGATGCCATCCGTGACTGAGCATGGAATTCTCGCCTACGCGGGCGTGCCATTGATCCTGGACGAGTCGGCGATTGGAACCCTCTGCGTGATGGATGTGAGGCCCCGCGACTGGACCGACGATCAGGTCGGCGTGCTTCGCGATCTGGGTGCGATGGTAATGACGGAAATCGAGTTGCGCACGACCATCACCGATCTTGGCCTGGCGGTGTCGGCGGCGGATATCGCGCGTGGGGAAGCAGAGCGGGCAAATCGGGCAAAGACCGACTTTGTCGCCATGTTGAGCCACGACCTGAGGACTCCCTTGAATGCGATCGGCGGCTATCGGCAACTGATAGAGCTTGGCATTCACGGGCCGGTCACCGAGGGCCAGCTTCAGGCGCTATCACGCATCAAGCGCGCGCAGGACCACCTTTCCTACCTCATCGACGAGGTTATGGATTTCGCTCGTCTCGAGTCCGGCTCCGTCTCCCTCGATCTCAGCGAAGTATCCGTTGAGAGTGTGCTGAAGGGACTGGAGGAACTGATCCGTCCCCAGCTCGACGAGAAACAGCTAATCTACGTTTTCGCGGGCGGCGGCCGCAGCACGAGAATGCTTGCCGACAGCGAGAAGGTTGTTCGGATTCTGACCAATCTCCTTACCAACGCGATGAAGTTCACGGAGCCAGGCGGAACGATCACCCTGGGTTGGGTGCCAGGCGATGAATTCGTCAGCATCACCGTGACTGACTCCGGAATTGGCATTCCCTCCGACCGGATCGAGTCAGTGTTCGAGCCATTCGTACAGGTTCCCGGTCAGAAAAAGACGAACCCGCAAGGTGTCGGCCTTGGCTTGGCCATCGGTCGCAAGCTCGCGCGCTTGATGGGAGGCGAGCTCACCGCATCGCCCGCCCCCGTAAGGGGAACAACGTTCTTGATGACGATACCTATTGCCCCGTCGTCACCTCGTGTCCCGGCGTTTTCGCGCTAA